One Spirochaeta africana DSM 8902 genomic window carries:
- a CDS encoding CBS and ACT domain-containing protein codes for MTVAAIMTGSPVTVEKTTSVTDAQALLRQGRFHRLPVLNNRQKLIGIVSEKDLLYAAPSPGTALDVYEMSELLNKLNVGDVMTEDVITVDADTLVEDAAGIMVDNNIGGLPVMQDGQLIGIVTESDLFRLFIELFGTRREGMRFTLRVPDRRGEIAAVATAVAENGGNIVSLGTFPGNEQRQHTVIMKVEGIDRETAVTILEPLEVEVLDVR; via the coding sequence ATGACAGTTGCAGCCATCATGACCGGATCCCCGGTCACCGTGGAAAAGACCACCTCGGTAACCGATGCCCAGGCTCTGTTGCGGCAGGGCAGGTTTCATCGATTGCCGGTACTCAACAACCGGCAGAAGCTTATCGGGATAGTAAGCGAGAAAGACCTGCTGTACGCTGCGCCCTCTCCCGGAACGGCCCTCGATGTATACGAGATGAGTGAACTGCTGAACAAGCTCAATGTTGGCGATGTGATGACAGAAGACGTAATCACCGTGGATGCCGATACCCTTGTTGAGGACGCGGCAGGCATCATGGTCGACAACAATATCGGCGGGCTGCCGGTCATGCAGGATGGTCAGTTGATCGGAATCGTTACCGAGAGTGATCTGTTCCGGTTATTTATCGAGTTGTTTGGTACCCGCCGCGAGGGGATGCGTTTTACCCTGCGGGTTCCGGATCGACGTGGAGAAATAGCGGCGGTTGCCACTGCCGTTGCCGAAAACGGCGGCAATATCGTCTCCCTGGGAACCTTTCCCGGGAATGAGCAGCGTCAGCACACCGTAATCATGAAGGTGGAAGGAATCGATCGCGAGACTGCAGTGACTATTCTGGAACCCCTTGAGGTCGAGGTGCTGGACGTTCGGTAA
- a CDS encoding mechanosensitive ion channel family protein has protein sequence MDALYTGLSSIIAPLLHSVLVRGVILGAAVLIITRLLHAVLYAVLRHTARRRRSSTMELFVERTRKPTNRLALSIGLWASIDLLGLTPPTTEVVRHALILIMISLITSLAVTCIRAVAHLLVRQFDVSARDNLQARKVYTQVRVFEQIATVTVIIIAIASGLMTFDGIQQIGASILASAGIAGLVLGVAAQKSLANVIAGIMIAITQPIRLDDAVIIEGEWGRIEEITLTYVVVRIWDKRRLVVPITYFVDQPFQNWTRTSSDILGTVTLHLDYRMPVDELRRCQSEILSESDLWDGQVDVIQVTETTPTTMVVRCLVSAVDSPSAWDLRVLVRERLIGFLQREYPDYLPRTRIEASITERPAPRPQGVPE, from the coding sequence ATGGATGCACTCTACACCGGACTCTCCTCGATTATTGCCCCCCTGTTGCACTCAGTTCTGGTTCGTGGCGTGATTCTGGGTGCGGCGGTACTGATAATTACCCGGCTGCTCCATGCTGTCCTGTATGCTGTACTGCGCCACACGGCGCGACGACGCCGCAGCAGCACCATGGAGCTGTTTGTCGAACGCACCCGGAAGCCTACCAACCGTCTGGCCCTGAGCATCGGGCTGTGGGCGTCCATCGACCTGTTGGGGCTGACCCCACCGACGACGGAGGTGGTCCGCCATGCCCTGATCCTTATCATGATCAGCCTGATTACCAGCCTGGCAGTTACCTGCATCCGGGCAGTGGCACATCTGCTGGTTCGGCAGTTTGATGTCTCGGCACGCGACAATCTGCAGGCGCGCAAGGTATACACCCAGGTGCGGGTGTTTGAACAGATCGCCACCGTAACGGTAATTATCATTGCTATTGCCAGTGGCCTGATGACCTTTGACGGGATTCAGCAGATTGGCGCCTCGATTCTGGCCTCCGCCGGGATCGCCGGTCTGGTGCTTGGGGTTGCTGCGCAGAAAAGCCTGGCTAACGTGATTGCCGGGATAATGATTGCTATTACCCAGCCGATCCGGCTGGACGATGCAGTCATCATCGAGGGCGAATGGGGGCGTATCGAGGAGATAACCCTGACCTATGTGGTAGTGCGCATCTGGGACAAACGTCGCTTGGTGGTACCGATCACCTATTTTGTCGATCAGCCCTTCCAGAACTGGACACGTACCAGTTCGGACATCCTTGGTACGGTTACCCTGCACCTGGATTACCGGATGCCGGTCGACGAGCTGCGTCGCTGTCAGAGCGAGATCCTAAGCGAGAGTGATCTCTGGGATGGGCAGGTTGATGTTATCCAGGTCACCGAGACCACCCCGACCACCATGGTTGTGCGTTGTCTGGTCAGTGCGGTTGATTCCCCGTCAGCCTGGGATCTGCGGGTGCTGGTACGGGAACGTCTGATAGGGTTTCTGCAGCGCGAATACCCTGATTACCTGCCCCGCACCCGGATTGAGGCATCGATTACCGAACGTCCAGCACCTCGACCTCAAGGGGTTCCAGAATAG
- a CDS encoding sodium:solute symporter family protein, which translates to MLDITALSIFGLIIIGMAAYGYKVSAKTAEDYMLAGRSIGVVVMFFFVLFAISSSWTFYGFPGVLYLHGPGYVFFIWGSVAGFAALYMFLGPKLWALSKLNRFLSPIEVLSERYESKSLRVILSVTMLAFIVPYVGIQPLGVGRGFEALTGMPLWVGATYTVVLLLVLVILGGMRIVAWVNIFLGAVYITALLGSLFWVVVRVFPDGGLVQAASTILAESPEKLSTPGPLGEYSSVLIIGTFVVGLLAFSWPHVVIGGMTARDKNLFKWLPLLVFAFGGLFFYIIPFIWGSLVAPAIMPGITDPGQADQVVQSVIQQVLPRWFAVFVLMGVIAAAVSTAAVQLMTTSIIVARDLVQGVFKPDATDQQVTAAARYAVLGIVVLSLSVTLAVQFGIGDEAMALYLTDVSVPGFAQWAPALVGGLLWRRANKQGAIAGTTAGVVYLVLGLLITSNGSRFLLLDLHPVVPTLLLNLVVFIVVSLVTERPREEIQEIFFDEVDDFLRSESSVR; encoded by the coding sequence ATGTTAGATATTACTGCACTCTCGATTTTCGGGCTGATTATCATCGGAATGGCGGCATATGGCTACAAGGTTTCTGCCAAAACCGCCGAGGACTATATGCTGGCGGGGCGCTCCATCGGCGTAGTGGTGATGTTCTTTTTCGTCCTGTTTGCCATTTCTTCCAGCTGGACATTCTACGGATTCCCCGGGGTACTGTACCTGCATGGTCCCGGGTATGTATTCTTTATCTGGGGATCGGTAGCCGGATTTGCGGCACTGTATATGTTTCTCGGGCCAAAGCTCTGGGCACTGTCCAAACTCAACCGCTTTCTCTCACCAATCGAGGTTCTGTCCGAACGCTATGAATCAAAGTCTCTCAGGGTAATCCTGTCGGTGACCATGCTGGCCTTTATTGTACCATATGTCGGTATCCAGCCGCTCGGGGTTGGTCGCGGGTTTGAAGCCCTGACCGGTATGCCGCTGTGGGTCGGTGCGACCTACACCGTGGTACTGCTGCTGGTACTGGTAATCCTTGGCGGGATGCGCATCGTCGCCTGGGTAAATATCTTTCTCGGCGCGGTCTACATAACCGCCCTGCTGGGATCCCTGTTCTGGGTAGTCGTTCGCGTGTTTCCTGACGGTGGGCTGGTACAGGCAGCCAGCACCATTCTGGCCGAATCCCCGGAAAAGCTCAGCACTCCGGGACCGCTGGGAGAATATAGCAGTGTGCTGATAATCGGTACCTTTGTGGTCGGTCTGCTGGCATTCAGCTGGCCGCATGTGGTTATCGGCGGCATGACTGCCCGCGACAAGAACCTTTTCAAATGGCTGCCGCTGCTGGTTTTCGCGTTCGGGGGACTGTTTTTCTATATCATTCCGTTTATCTGGGGATCTCTGGTAGCACCGGCGATTATGCCGGGCATCACCGACCCCGGGCAGGCAGACCAGGTAGTCCAAAGCGTGATTCAGCAGGTCCTGCCGCGCTGGTTTGCAGTATTCGTACTGATGGGGGTAATCGCCGCGGCGGTAAGTACCGCCGCAGTCCAGCTCATGACCACCAGCATCATCGTTGCCCGTGACCTGGTGCAGGGGGTATTCAAGCCGGATGCCACCGACCAGCAGGTTACTGCCGCCGCGCGCTATGCCGTGCTCGGTATTGTTGTGTTGAGTCTGAGTGTGACCCTGGCTGTGCAGTTCGGCATTGGTGACGAGGCTATGGCCCTCTACCTGACCGATGTCAGCGTTCCCGGATTTGCACAGTGGGCACCGGCACTGGTCGGCGGTTTGCTGTGGCGACGCGCCAACAAGCAGGGAGCAATTGCCGGCACCACCGCCGGGGTTGTGTATCTGGTGCTTGGTTTGCTGATCACCTCGAACGGCAGCCGTTTCCTGCTGCTGGATCTGCATCCGGTAGTGCCGACCCTGCTGCTGAATCTGGTGGTATTTATTGTGGTAAGCCTGGTAACCGAGCGACCGCGGGAGGAGATCCAGGAGATCTTTTTCGATGAGGTCGATGATTTCCTGCGCTCGGAAAGTTCGGTTCGTTAG